The Chloroflexota bacterium genome window below encodes:
- a CDS encoding glycosyltransferase family 2 protein produces MRIGSNPVRNRYPVYHPKRIGIVSITFMPVLEGFFRESLDVFAIHLQSLHQTIGDQADVMVFDNGSCEEVTQFLTQQYQDGMIDWLMLSRHNLGKTGVLNWIFSSMPNEFIVSTDSDVLFRPGWVERSLEIFDTFEQVGIVSAQPGFFNETQRMRQIAEKMGRALSGVQIDEVNPLSYAFEEYCDGVNASAEIRKKMAQNRLLLLIPSQGNTQAVMGSTSMQFIIRRDAARKIIPLPTTHTLDSDDHMQINRRMEALGYLQLSTTDALVYHMGNSLQGRHAAEAFEVRQRAGVSVMPASNATHKKHNLVKNMLVKAVKRFTALERIVRRLYSLLFDLLYTKK; encoded by the coding sequence ATGCGCATTGGCAGTAACCCGGTTCGTAACCGTTACCCCGTCTATCATCCCAAACGGATAGGTATTGTTTCCATCACCTTTATGCCGGTGCTGGAAGGTTTTTTTCGCGAGTCGCTGGATGTTTTCGCTATCCACTTGCAGAGCTTGCACCAAACGATTGGCGATCAGGCCGATGTGATGGTTTTTGATAACGGTAGTTGCGAAGAAGTGACCCAATTTCTGACCCAGCAATATCAGGATGGTATGATTGATTGGCTGATGCTTTCGCGTCATAATCTGGGTAAAACCGGGGTACTGAACTGGATTTTTTCATCTATGCCCAACGAATTCATCGTTTCAACGGATAGCGATGTACTGTTTCGGCCCGGATGGGTTGAACGCAGTTTGGAAATTTTTGATACTTTCGAGCAAGTTGGCATCGTTAGCGCGCAGCCAGGATTTTTCAACGAGACGCAGCGTATGCGTCAGATTGCTGAAAAAATGGGCCGCGCGCTTTCGGGCGTACAAATCGACGAAGTTAACCCCCTCTCTTATGCTTTTGAAGAATATTGCGATGGTGTTAATGCATCCGCTGAAATTCGCAAAAAAATGGCGCAAAACCGGTTATTGTTGCTCATTCCTTCGCAAGGTAACACGCAGGCAGTGATGGGTAGTACCTCCATGCAATTTATAATCCGGCGGGACGCGGCGCGCAAAATCATCCCACTGCCCACCACCCACACGCTCGACTCCGATGACCATATGCAAATCAATCGGCGGATGGAAGCACTGGGTTATTTGCAGCTTTCCACCACCGATGCGCTGGTTTACCACATGGGCAACAGCCTGCAAGGTCGTCATGCCGCGGAAGCGTTTGAAGTTCGCCAGCGTGCCGGTGTGTCTGTTATGCCAGCGTCCAATGCTACGCACAAAAAGCATAACCTGGTAAAGAACATGCTGGTCAAAGCCGTGAAGCGCTTCACCGCTCTGGAGCGCATCGTCCGGCGTTTGTATTCGTTGCTTTTTGATCTTCTCTACACGAAAAAATAG
- a CDS encoding glycosyltransferase family 2 protein, translating into MRLGQNPAKSVDSVAQPRAVTVAIVTYIPFLSGYYAQSLDVLKKSLSSLRESTPEPFDLLIFDNGSGSETRAFLQAEYDAGNIQYLIFSGKNIGKGGAWNFVFNAAPGEVIAYADSDILYHPGWLEQSLAILQTFPSVGMVTARPLRSKEHYFSATLDWARQTSDAELEQGQFTSWEIFNQHSLSCGIEEAQSIEWFSESCDWKLSYCGVQAYAGAAHFQFVAHKRVLQEFLPFEMDRPMGQVRTLDEQLNAAGYLRLMTADPLVAHMGNTLPGEYISQPYRPRRRLVNQPWVKKPLMWLYHQIFSLYFDR; encoded by the coding sequence ATGCGCCTCGGACAAAACCCTGCCAAATCAGTCGATAGCGTTGCCCAGCCCCGGGCTGTGACTGTTGCCATCGTCACCTACATCCCCTTTTTGAGCGGATACTATGCCCAAAGCCTGGACGTTCTCAAAAAGAGCCTGTCCAGCCTGCGCGAGAGTACGCCAGAGCCGTTTGATTTGCTCATCTTCGACAACGGCAGCGGTTCAGAGACGCGCGCTTTTCTACAAGCCGAATATGATGCCGGGAATATTCAATATCTGATATTCTCTGGGAAAAATATTGGCAAAGGGGGCGCGTGGAACTTCGTCTTCAACGCCGCGCCCGGCGAAGTTATCGCCTATGCCGATAGCGATATTCTTTATCATCCCGGCTGGCTGGAGCAGTCGCTGGCGATATTACAGACCTTTCCCAGCGTGGGCATGGTCACGGCGCGACCGTTGCGTAGCAAAGAACATTATTTTTCGGCTACCCTCGATTGGGCGCGTCAAACCTCGGATGCAGAACTGGAACAGGGACAATTCACGAGTTGGGAGATTTTCAACCAGCACTCGTTGAGTTGCGGCATCGAGGAGGCACAGTCGATCGAGTGGTTCAGCGAAAGCTGCGACTGGAAGTTGAGCTACTGCGGTGTGCAAGCCTATGCGGGCGCGGCGCATTTTCAATTTGTAGCGCACAAACGAGTGCTGCAAGAATTTCTGCCCTTTGAGATGGACAGGCCGATGGGGCAGGTGCGCACCCTCGATGAACAACTTAACGCAGCGGGATATCTACGTCTGATGACGGCCGATCCGCTGGTGGCGCACATGGGCAATACCCTGCCCGGCGAGTATATATCCCAACCCTATCGCCCGCGCCGACGGCTTGTCAATCAGCCCTGGGTCAAGAAGCCGCTCATGTGGCTGTATCATCAAATCTTTAGCCTATATTTTGATCGTTGA
- a CDS encoding class I SAM-dependent methyltransferase, whose product MPENITNCPLCEHEKSQLFDQRQFREQVVENRLCANCGLVFQSPRMTAAELDTFYAREYRQVYQGAEGPTQKDLVVQNGRADWLLAFLVAQKIAPRRYLDIGASSGILLGRFAEAFNCVAAGIEPGEAYRAYAHKNGLTVFADLSDMRDADEKPFDLISMAHVLEHIPDPVAYLAKLRRDVLIPSGVILIEVPNLYAHESFEIAHMTSFSAHTLRQILTQAGYEVIALKKHGQPRSRLLPLYLTVVASPLASGEHPSGMLSRGPGVRGERNVGFKRRVGMLWRRVLTKLLPKQTWIPVK is encoded by the coding sequence ATGCCTGAAAACATAACGAATTGCCCGCTTTGTGAGCACGAGAAAAGCCAACTTTTTGACCAACGCCAGTTTAGAGAACAGGTGGTGGAAAACCGCCTTTGTGCCAATTGCGGGCTGGTATTCCAGTCACCGCGTATGACCGCGGCCGAGTTGGATACGTTTTACGCTCGCGAATATCGTCAGGTTTACCAGGGCGCTGAAGGCCCTACGCAGAAAGACCTGGTCGTACAAAATGGCCGCGCCGACTGGCTACTGGCCTTCCTCGTCGCGCAAAAGATTGCCCCACGGCGTTACCTCGATATTGGTGCATCCTCTGGAATTTTGTTAGGGCGTTTTGCAGAAGCCTTCAACTGCGTCGCCGCGGGGATTGAGCCGGGCGAAGCTTATCGTGCCTACGCCCATAAAAACGGCCTGACGGTATTCGCCGATCTCTCTGATATGAGGGATGCAGATGAAAAGCCTTTCGACCTGATTAGCATGGCGCACGTATTGGAACATATCCCCGACCCGGTAGCGTATCTTGCAAAACTGCGCAGAGACGTGCTGATTCCCTCGGGGGTGATCTTGATTGAAGTGCCCAATCTCTACGCCCATGAGAGCTTCGAAATTGCCCACATGACCAGCTTCAGCGCCCACACCCTGCGACAGATTCTGACTCAAGCCGGGTACGAAGTTATTGCGCTGAAAAAACACGGCCAGCCGCGCTCGAGGCTGCTGCCGCTTTATCTTACCGTAGTCGCTTCCCCTCTCGCCTCGGGAGAGCACCCTTCGGGTATGCTGTCGCGAGGGCCAGGGGTGAGGGGCGAGCGCAATGTTGGTTTCAAACGCCGTGTTGGGATGCTCTGGCGGCGAGTGTTGACGAAATTGCTTCCCAAACAAACCTGGATTCCGGTAAAGTGA
- a CDS encoding glycosyltransferase family protein: protein MKIVAIIQARMSSSRLPGKVLLPIAERPMLAWVVERTRLAQTVEEVVVATTTDPSDDAVVEFCQAQGYNCSRGSVHDVLDRYYQAAKAARADVIVRITADCPLIDPVLVDDAVNTLIGGRTRTPRFDFVANRLPPPWGRTYPIGLDTEVFTFSALEKAWKRAIAKHQREHVTPFFYEETPVAYLRPQITDALFSSGMTPDGMQIALLHYHPDFGHQRWTVDTPEDLELIRQIAARFPDDRFSWKDVLALIEREPNLARINAAVQHKTHLDIDERN from the coding sequence ATGAAGATTGTCGCCATTATTCAAGCCCGCATGAGTTCATCCCGCCTGCCGGGCAAAGTGCTGTTACCCATCGCAGAGCGTCCCATGCTGGCCTGGGTTGTCGAGCGCACCCGCCTGGCGCAGACTGTTGAAGAAGTAGTGGTTGCCACAACCACCGACCCCAGCGATGATGCTGTTGTCGAATTTTGCCAGGCTCAAGGCTATAATTGTTCGCGCGGTAGCGTGCATGATGTATTAGATCGCTATTATCAGGCCGCCAAAGCCGCACGAGCCGATGTAATTGTGCGCATCACCGCCGATTGCCCCTTGATTGACCCCGTTCTGGTGGATGATGCTGTCAACACGCTGATTGGTGGCAGAACCCGCACGCCACGCTTCGACTTCGTTGCCAATCGCTTGCCCCCGCCCTGGGGACGTACGTATCCCATTGGCCTGGATACAGAAGTTTTCACTTTTAGCGCCCTGGAAAAAGCCTGGAAGCGCGCCATCGCAAAACACCAGCGCGAGCATGTGACCCCATTTTTTTACGAAGAAACTCCGGTAGCGTATCTGCGTCCACAAATAACAGATGCCCTTTTCTCTAGCGGGATGACCCCTGACGGGATGCAAATTGCCTTGCTGCACTACCATCCGGATTTCGGGCATCAGCGCTGGACGGTAGACACCCCTGAAGATTTGGAACTCATCCGCCAGATAGCCGCGCGTTTCCCCGATGATCGCTTCTCCTGGAAAGATGTGCTGGCCCTCATCGAGCGCGAACCCAATTTGGCACGCATCAACGCCGCCGTGCAGCACAAGACTCACTTAGACATTGACGAGCGAAATTAG
- a CDS encoding DUF4910 domain-containing protein has product MKLKSLLTRIHPLHRTLASAEMDEALRIVGEAMPAAANYTVESFVPNTPVWTWRVPERYRVHEAYLAFEDGRRIVDFADNPLHIVSYSPPIDAVLTWDELAPHLHYNEARPWATPWIFKYYQREWGFCLPKDVFDVLPRDARYQVVIRSEFLSAPEAGGFRVSVGVIQPEGGSTPDAGEMLISSHLCHPMQANDDTAGVVTAVEVAQRLATNPLPSGSMDVRFWFGPETIGTIVYLAHHEDLIPQLKGGIFIEMTGNDSPIAWHHTRQYNHLLDRITAHVLENAEHVERNFADFPPNDERVINGPGVNVPCISINRWPYDEYHTTDDNPDIIEEEMLQDAADVVEKIVRIYASNYIPKRTFKGPVFLSGHGLWVDWQENFALNRAIEKIMMSFEGQHSIFDIAQEVGLDYWVVREYVEKFRAKGFVEHLPIPGETQVA; this is encoded by the coding sequence ATGAAACTCAAATCCCTCCTCACACGCATCCACCCCCTACATCGCACTCTCGCCTCCGCCGAGATGGACGAAGCCCTGCGCATTGTCGGCGAAGCCATGCCCGCTGCGGCCAATTACACCGTCGAGAGTTTTGTTCCTAATACGCCAGTCTGGACGTGGCGCGTACCAGAGCGTTACCGCGTGCATGAAGCCTACCTGGCCTTCGAAGATGGTCGCCGCATTGTGGATTTTGCTGATAACCCGCTGCATATTGTCTCCTATTCGCCGCCAATCGATGCAGTACTCACCTGGGACGAGTTGGCTCCGCACCTGCATTACAACGAAGCGCGCCCCTGGGCCACGCCCTGGATTTTTAAATACTATCAGCGTGAGTGGGGCTTTTGTCTGCCCAAAGATGTCTTTGACGTTTTACCGCGGGATGCGCGTTATCAAGTGGTGATTCGCTCGGAGTTTTTGTCAGCCCCCGAAGCAGGCGGCTTTCGGGTCTCAGTGGGGGTCATCCAGCCTGAGGGCGGTTCTACACCCGATGCGGGCGAGATGCTCATCTCGTCTCACCTGTGCCACCCCATGCAGGCTAACGATGATACCGCTGGCGTCGTCACCGCTGTCGAAGTTGCTCAGCGGCTAGCCACAAACCCCCTGCCGTCCGGTTCGATGGATGTGCGTTTTTGGTTTGGTCCCGAAACCATCGGTACGATTGTCTATCTGGCGCATCATGAAGATTTGATCCCCCAATTAAAGGGTGGAATTTTTATCGAAATGACTGGAAACGACAGCCCGATTGCCTGGCATCACACCCGCCAGTATAATCACCTGCTTGACCGCATCACGGCTCACGTTTTAGAGAATGCTGAACACGTCGAGCGCAATTTTGCCGATTTTCCGCCCAATGATGAACGCGTCATTAACGGGCCGGGCGTCAATGTGCCGTGTATTTCCATCAATCGCTGGCCCTACGATGAATACCACACCACGGACGATAACCCTGACATCATTGAAGAAGAAATGCTACAAGACGCGGCGGATGTTGTTGAAAAAATTGTGCGTATCTACGCCAGTAACTATATTCCCAAACGCACTTTTAAAGGGCCTGTGTTTCTCTCCGGGCATGGTCTGTGGGTAGACTGGCAAGAAAATTTTGCCCTCAACCGTGCCATCGAAAAAATTATGATGAGTTTTGAAGGCCAGCACAGTATCTTCGATATCGCCCAGGAAGTTGGCCTGGACTATTGGGTCGTGCGCGAGTATGTTGAGAAGTTCCGGGCGAAGGGCTTCGTTGAACATCTGCCAATTCCTGGTGAGACACAAGTCGCATGA
- a CDS encoding AAC(3) family N-acetyltransferase yields the protein MLTKDNLIVEFQAIGVKAGDTLLTHSSYKSFGGVEGGPQIVIDALLHVLGEEGTLIMPTFNFDFCKGQTWDVNETPSHMGIITELVRKDPRSQRVFHPIYSFSAIGAQADFLTRERYKSSYERNSLFGKLRQLDGKIMVVGLSYNDSMTFFHHVEELEGVDYRYLKTFTGIVTDENGETYEDSFQMLVRDIDQGVETMVDPMGALAEEAGIITVAQIGAAKVSLMNANQIYDFTAREMRRDPKLLYEIAK from the coding sequence ATGCTTACCAAAGATAATTTGATTGTAGAATTTCAAGCCATCGGGGTAAAAGCAGGTGACACGCTGCTCACCCACTCATCTTACAAATCCTTCGGCGGCGTAGAGGGCGGCCCGCAGATTGTGATTGATGCCCTGCTGCATGTGCTGGGCGAGGAAGGCACTCTGATTATGCCCACCTTCAATTTTGATTTTTGCAAAGGTCAAACCTGGGATGTCAACGAAACCCCCTCGCACATGGGCATTATTACTGAGTTAGTGCGCAAAGATCCGCGTAGCCAGCGCGTCTTTCATCCGATTTACTCATTTTCCGCCATTGGAGCGCAGGCCGACTTTCTCACTCGTGAACGTTACAAGAGCAGCTACGAGCGCAACTCGCTCTTTGGTAAGCTGCGCCAACTCGACGGCAAAATTATGGTCGTCGGCCTGAGTTACAACGATAGCATGACTTTTTTTCACCATGTTGAAGAACTCGAAGGTGTGGATTATCGTTATTTAAAAACCTTCACCGGTATAGTCACAGACGAGAACGGCGAAACCTACGAAGATTCCTTCCAAATGTTGGTACGTGATATCGATCAAGGCGTTGAGACGATGGTAGACCCGATGGGCGCCCTGGCCGAAGAAGCCGGAATTATCACCGTGGCGCAAATTGGCGCAGCCAAAGTCTCGCTGATGAACGCCAACCAAATCTACGATTTCACCGCTCGCGAAATGCGCCGCGATCCAAAATTGTTGTATGAAATTGCTAAATAA
- a CDS encoding methyltransferase yields the protein MIVLSHHQARPLLQVRDRQSTIEISLDLGISRLTVDLTEIGARFSDDNVLAWDVLAEIAADENSCFWVEDGQAQAIQVFSETFQRAYTLYPTESAPTMLVSGIPMHRIKDTNPWRDTRSKIKALGRVGGCLLDTTTGLGYTAILAAEKATHITTVELDPAAQKIARQNPWSQGLFDNPKIEQLIGDSNDLIETFPAERFNAIIHDPPMFSLAGELYSLEFYRQAHRVLKSNGRMFHYIGSPESKSGARVTSGVVRRLKQAGFSAVLPRPQAFGVLSLK from the coding sequence ATGATTGTTCTCTCACATCATCAAGCCAGACCCTTGCTTCAGGTTCGGGATCGCCAATCCACAATCGAAATATCACTCGATTTAGGCATTTCTAGGCTCACAGTTGATTTGACAGAAATCGGTGCGCGTTTCTCAGACGATAACGTATTGGCCTGGGATGTGCTTGCCGAAATTGCCGCCGATGAGAATAGCTGCTTTTGGGTCGAAGATGGTCAAGCCCAGGCTATTCAGGTTTTTTCAGAGACTTTTCAACGCGCCTACACGCTTTACCCCACCGAGTCGGCTCCGACGATGCTGGTTTCTGGTATCCCGATGCACCGTATCAAGGATACCAACCCCTGGCGGGATACGCGCAGCAAGATCAAAGCGTTGGGGCGAGTGGGTGGATGCCTGTTGGATACCACTACCGGGTTGGGCTACACGGCGATTTTAGCCGCCGAGAAAGCCACACATATCACCACCGTGGAGCTTGACCCCGCGGCGCAGAAAATTGCCCGCCAAAACCCCTGGTCGCAAGGGCTGTTCGACAACCCCAAGATTGAGCAGCTCATTGGCGACAGCAACGATCTGATTGAGACCTTTCCCGCCGAGAGATTTAACGCCATCATCCACGACCCGCCCATGTTTAGTCTGGCTGGGGAACTATATTCGCTGGAATTCTATCGTCAGGCCCATCGTGTGCTGAAATCCAACGGACGCATGTTTCACTATATTGGCAGCCCGGAGAGCAAATCCGGCGCACGCGTGACCAGTGGTGTTGTTCGGCGTTTGAAGCAAGCCGGTTTTAGCGCTGTGCTGCCACGGCCACAGGCTTTTGGGGTGTTGTCGCTAAAATAA
- a CDS encoding glycosyltransferase family 4 protein, translated as MKILYFSREYTTHDHRFLSKLAQTEHQIGYLRLESRGHALDDRPLPPEIEQLHWAGGQSKAELRDALRLVRSLKRVIRTFKPDIVQAGPIQTAALLTALTGFRRLVSMSWGYDLLMDADRNRWWRWATEYTLKRSAAFLGDCDTIRNLAVQHGMNPERIVTFPWGANIQKYAPGDDGGLRKRLGWGADTFVLLSTRGWSPIYGVEDLAQAFVQAARQRPELRLLMLGNGPLAPTIRRIFMNADLLDRVHFPGQVKQADLPNYYRAADLYISTSHSDGTSISLLEALACGTPVLLTDIPGNQEWVKRGSEAGEGEGRSGWLFKDGDMASLRDGILHALDLREQLPAMSVAARHLAESRADWEKNFPKLFEVYRLALSA; from the coding sequence ATGAAAATCCTATACTTTTCGAGAGAGTATACGACTCACGACCATCGCTTTTTATCGAAGCTGGCACAGACTGAGCATCAGATTGGCTATCTGCGTTTGGAAAGTCGGGGACATGCCCTCGATGATCGGCCTTTGCCCCCGGAAATTGAACAACTCCACTGGGCGGGTGGCCAATCCAAAGCGGAACTGCGGGATGCGCTCCGGCTGGTTCGCAGTTTAAAGAGGGTGATTCGCACTTTCAAGCCTGATATTGTTCAAGCCGGCCCCATCCAGACGGCAGCTTTGCTCACCGCCCTGACTGGCTTTCGCCGGCTTGTGAGTATGTCGTGGGGCTACGATCTGCTCATGGATGCAGACCGCAATCGTTGGTGGCGGTGGGCAACCGAATACACCCTCAAGCGCAGTGCGGCTTTTTTAGGTGATTGCGATACGATTCGCAATCTGGCTGTCCAACATGGCATGAATCCGGAGCGGATTGTGACCTTTCCGTGGGGGGCAAATATCCAGAAATATGCTCCCGGCGATGATGGCGGCTTGCGGAAGCGTCTGGGTTGGGGTGCTGATACCTTTGTTCTTCTCTCCACCCGCGGGTGGTCGCCCATTTATGGTGTCGAAGATTTGGCGCAGGCCTTCGTCCAGGCGGCCCGCCAGCGCCCGGAGTTACGCCTGCTGATGCTCGGCAATGGCCCGCTGGCCCCAACCATCCGGCGCATCTTCATGAATGCCGATCTGCTCGACCGGGTGCATTTTCCGGGGCAGGTCAAGCAGGCCGATTTGCCCAACTATTACCGCGCCGCCGATTTATATATTAGTACATCTCACAGCGACGGAACATCGATTTCGCTGCTCGAAGCGCTGGCTTGTGGCACACCCGTGCTGCTGACTGACATTCCCGGCAATCAGGAGTGGGTGAAGCGGGGGAGCGAAGCGGGGGAGGGTGAGGGTCGCAGCGGTTGGCTCTTCAAAGATGGCGATATGGCCTCTCTGCGGGATGGCATTCTTCATGCCCTTGACCTTCGGGAGCAGTTACCTGCTATGAGTGTAGCCGCCCGCCATTTAGCAGAGTCACGCGCCGACTGGGAGAAGAATTTCCCCAAACTTTTCGAAGTCTACCGTCTGGCCCTATCCGCATGA
- a CDS encoding N-acetylneuraminate synthase encodes MIIPAPEITIAGQKIGLNHPTYFIADIAANHDGDLERAKMLIRLAKEAGADAAKFQNFRASKIVSDYGFKSLGGQLSHQASWKKSVFEVYADAAVPFDWTPILKKECDKVGIHYFSSPYDYEAIDMLDAYVPAFKAGSGLMSWPDALVRMAKFDKPILIASGAADIGDVVRAVRAVRPHNNEIVLFQCNTNYTAADSNYDHLNLNVLKTYAAMFPDLVLGLSDHTHSSAPVVGAVTMGARLIERHFTDSNDREGPDHKFAMNPENWAEMVLQVRTLERALGSYDKFVTGNEQETYWLQRRCLRAACEIKAGEIITADMLEPLRPNVEGAVQPWELEQLVGKKALIDMPYGMDLRWENISS; translated from the coding sequence ATGATAATCCCCGCTCCCGAAATCACCATCGCCGGTCAAAAAATTGGCCTGAATCACCCCACCTATTTCATTGCCGATATTGCTGCCAATCACGACGGCGACCTGGAACGCGCCAAAATGCTCATCCGTCTGGCGAAAGAAGCCGGAGCCGACGCGGCTAAATTCCAGAACTTTCGTGCTTCCAAGATTGTCTCCGATTATGGTTTCAAATCACTGGGCGGGCAGCTATCGCATCAGGCATCCTGGAAGAAGAGCGTATTTGAAGTTTATGCCGATGCTGCCGTCCCCTTCGACTGGACGCCGATCCTCAAAAAAGAATGCGACAAAGTCGGCATTCACTACTTCTCATCGCCTTACGACTACGAAGCCATAGACATGCTCGATGCTTACGTCCCGGCTTTCAAAGCCGGTTCGGGCCTCATGTCCTGGCCCGATGCGCTGGTGCGCATGGCGAAATTCGACAAACCCATATTGATTGCATCGGGTGCGGCTGATATTGGCGACGTGGTGCGGGCGGTGCGCGCTGTGCGGCCTCACAACAATGAGATCGTGCTTTTCCAGTGCAATACCAACTACACCGCCGCCGACTCGAACTACGATCACCTCAACCTCAATGTACTAAAAACTTACGCCGCCATGTTCCCCGATCTTGTGCTGGGGCTCTCCGACCACACCCACAGTTCAGCACCGGTGGTTGGCGCAGTAACGATGGGAGCGCGCCTGATTGAGCGTCACTTCACCGATAGCAATGACCGTGAAGGCCCCGACCACAAATTCGCCATGAACCCCGAAAACTGGGCCGAGATGGTGCTGCAAGTCCGCACGCTGGAGCGCGCCTTAGGCTCGTATGACAAATTCGTCACCGGCAACGAGCAGGAGACCTATTGGCTGCAACGCCGCTGCCTGCGCGCCGCCTGTGAAATTAAAGCTGGAGAAATCATAACTGCCGATATGCTCGAGCCGCTGCGCCCAAATGTTGAAGGCGCGGTTCAGCCCTGGGAACTTGAGCAGCTCGTTGGCAAAAAAGCTCTCATCGATATGCCCTATGGCATGGATTTGCGCTGGGAGAATATCAGTTCATAA
- a CDS encoding response regulator transcription factor, producing the protein MTKPLAFIVEDDLTIVTVFEEALKAADYETEIFSNGQAVLDRLEETIPAIMILDIHLPKVSGKDILLYIRSNERLEDMRVIIVSADAALAESLRGEADLVLTKPISFHQLRELSARLRP; encoded by the coding sequence ATGACCAAGCCCCTGGCATTTATTGTTGAAGATGATCTGACCATCGTAACGGTCTTTGAAGAGGCTTTGAAAGCTGCGGATTACGAAACCGAAATTTTTTCCAATGGGCAAGCTGTTTTGGATCGTCTGGAAGAAACGATTCCAGCCATTATGATCCTGGATATTCATTTGCCAAAAGTATCTGGTAAGGATATTTTGTTGTATATTCGCTCTAATGAACGTTTGGAAGATATGCGTGTGATCATTGTCAGTGCCGATGCGGCTTTGGCCGAATCGCTGCGCGGTGAAGCGGATCTTGTATTGACCAAGCCCATTAGTTTCCACCAGTTGCGTGAACTTTCGGCTCGCCTGCGCCCGTAA
- a CDS encoding SDR family oxidoreductase, which translates to MKILVTGVSGLLGINIALEAAQNHDVVGIVNRHPLKTQAFSVQQVDLRTPGTVERLFDNVQPDWVIHCAALANLEACEKDPELAGELNIDLPRKLARYVARGGARLLHVSTDAVFDGVTGNYTEEDAPNPLSVYAQTKLAGERAVQEANPDAIIVRVNLFGWSLLGQRSLAEFFFYNLQAGASVKGFTDVYFCPLYANDMAHIFLQMLSKGLSGLYHVFSSDHMSKYTFGVEIAQKFALNPELIAPIAVSAAGLRATRSPNLTMSVDKLIHDLGTIPPTISTGLERFHQHYQQSYPQMLREMTRRN; encoded by the coding sequence ATGAAAATTTTAGTGACCGGGGTAAGCGGCTTGCTGGGTATCAATATTGCTTTAGAAGCTGCTCAAAATCATGACGTGGTTGGCATTGTCAACCGTCACCCCTTGAAAACACAGGCTTTCTCGGTTCAACAGGTAGACCTGCGTACCCCCGGCACAGTAGAACGCCTTTTCGATAACGTACAACCCGATTGGGTAATCCATTGTGCCGCCCTGGCAAATTTAGAAGCTTGTGAGAAAGACCCCGAACTGGCCGGGGAATTGAATATTGATCTTCCCCGGAAACTGGCTCGCTATGTCGCCAGGGGCGGAGCGCGCCTGTTGCATGTTTCTACGGATGCGGTCTTTGATGGCGTGACGGGGAACTACACTGAAGAAGATGCGCCGAATCCCCTGAGCGTTTATGCTCAAACCAAGCTGGCCGGGGAGCGCGCCGTGCAGGAAGCCAACCCCGATGCGATCATTGTCAGAGTCAACTTGTTTGGCTGGAGCCTGCTCGGTCAACGTAGTCTGGCAGAGTTCTTTTTCTATAATCTCCAGGCCGGGGCGTCAGTTAAAGGCTTTACGGATGTATATTTTTGTCCATTATATGCCAATGATATGGCGCATATCTTCTTGCAGATGCTTTCCAAGGGGTTGAGCGGGTTGTACCATGTTTTCAGCAGCGATCATATGAGCAAGTACACTTTCGGGGTAGAAATCGCTCAAAAATTTGCACTCAACCCCGAGCTGATCGCGCCCATCGCTGTTTCTGCCGCGGGTCTGCGGGCTACGCGTTCCCCCAATTTGACGATGAGCGTGGATAAACTTATCCACGATTTAGGCACAATACCCCCCACAATATCCACAGGGTTGGAGCGGTTTCATCAACATTATCAACAGAGTTATCCACAGATGTTGCGAGAAATGACTCGGAGAAATTGA